From Salipiger profundus, a single genomic window includes:
- a CDS encoding aspartate/glutamate racemase family protein: MPIYHARRGGQSYGHDIGILLMECWNPFPPGDVGNASTYGYPVLYETVTGVTIEALVERGETSAIEAMIAAAQKLEREGVKAITSDCGFMLAYQDTVARAVDVPVMMSSMLQLPFIASLLAPGAEIGVVCAHAGSMTARVLDMAWPERNRTVHVAGMEEQPAFRRGILDEEGVLDTEAVEAETVAVTRAMIEANPKIRAILIECSNLPPYSAAVQAATGLPVFDFITMIDMVRASVARPVFTGRY; encoded by the coding sequence GTGCCGATCTACCACGCCCGCCGGGGGGGCCAGAGCTACGGACATGACATCGGCATCCTGCTGATGGAATGCTGGAATCCGTTCCCTCCGGGGGACGTGGGCAACGCCTCGACCTACGGCTACCCGGTGCTTTACGAGACCGTGACCGGCGTCACCATCGAGGCGCTGGTGGAGCGGGGCGAGACCTCGGCCATCGAGGCGATGATCGCCGCGGCGCAGAAGCTCGAACGGGAGGGCGTCAAGGCGATCACCTCGGACTGCGGCTTCATGCTCGCCTACCAGGACACCGTCGCACGGGCGGTGGACGTGCCGGTGATGATGTCGTCGATGCTGCAACTGCCCTTCATCGCCAGCCTGCTGGCGCCCGGGGCCGAGATCGGCGTCGTCTGCGCCCACGCGGGCAGCATGACCGCGCGGGTGCTCGACATGGCGTGGCCCGAGCGCAATCGCACGGTCCATGTCGCCGGAATGGAGGAACAGCCGGCCTTTCGCCGGGGCATCCTCGACGAGGAGGGGGTGCTTGATACCGAGGCGGTCGAGGCCGAGACGGTCGCGGTCACCCGCGCCATGATCGAGGCCAACCCGAAGATCCGGGCGATCCTGATCGAATGCTCGAACCTGCCGCCCTACTCGGCGGCGGTGCAGGCCGCGACCGGGCTTCCGGTGTTCGATTTCATCACCATGATCGACATGGTGCGCGCCTCGGTCGCGCGCCCGGTCTTCACCGGGCGCTACTGA
- a CDS encoding LysR family transcriptional regulator, translating to MNSPTLKTAFTYADLDEEKLGLISAFMAVCDNGSFAAAAEMLRLTPSTVSRKIMRLENRLGVRLLNRTTRRVNLTEAGAIYLRSCRAVTELLVAAEAEVSSLSVSPHGLVRVTVPVAFGQRHIAPLLSEFLQVYTRIEIEAAFNDRFVDMIAENFDVSIRIGNLPDSSLVAKKLASNQRLLVASPKYLEQYGAPRRPADLADHDCIRYLLYRSSGNIWRFGHRKGERPEEAVSVQGSFRCDNSESVQTFALQGLGIGIVADYICHDALKRGDLVRLLPDWTVLPESGIYACWPGNRMLVPKVRHLIDFLHSRLQQVPWEDLA from the coding sequence ATGAACTCCCCCACACTGAAAACCGCCTTTACCTACGCCGACCTCGACGAAGAGAAGCTCGGCCTGATTTCCGCCTTCATGGCCGTGTGCGACAACGGCAGCTTCGCCGCCGCCGCCGAGATGCTGCGGCTCACGCCGTCGACGGTCAGTCGCAAGATCATGCGGCTCGAGAACCGCCTCGGGGTCCGGCTGCTGAACCGCACCACGCGCCGGGTGAACCTGACCGAGGCCGGGGCGATCTATCTCCGGTCCTGTCGCGCGGTGACCGAGCTTCTGGTCGCCGCCGAGGCCGAGGTGTCCTCGCTGTCGGTCTCGCCGCACGGCCTTGTCAGGGTCACCGTCCCCGTCGCCTTCGGCCAGCGCCACATCGCGCCGCTGTTGTCGGAGTTCCTGCAGGTCTACACGCGGATCGAGATAGAGGCCGCGTTCAACGACCGGTTCGTCGACATGATCGCCGAGAACTTCGACGTCTCCATTCGCATCGGAAACCTCCCCGACAGCTCGCTGGTCGCGAAGAAACTCGCATCTAACCAGCGACTTCTGGTCGCCTCGCCGAAATACCTCGAGCAATACGGGGCGCCGCGGCGACCCGCCGATCTCGCAGATCACGACTGCATCCGCTACCTGCTCTACCGCTCCTCCGGCAACATCTGGCGCTTCGGCCACCGCAAGGGCGAGCGGCCCGAGGAAGCGGTGAGCGTGCAGGGCTCGTTCCGCTGCGACAACTCCGAAAGCGTGCAGACCTTTGCCCTGCAGGGGCTGGGGATCGGCATCGTGGCGGACTACATCTGCCACGATGCCCTCAAGCGCGGCGACCTGGTCCGGCTGCTGCCCGACTGGACCGTGCTGCCCGAAAGCGGGATCTATGCCTGCTGGCCCGGAAACCGGATGCTGGTGCCGAAGGTACGGCACCTGATCGACTTCCTGCACAGCCGGCTGCAGCAGGTTCCGTGGGAGGATCTGGCCTGA
- a CDS encoding FAD-dependent oxidoreductase has product MSRNSSFAGRCDVVVLGSGVAGMTCALAAARGGARVVLLEKSALIGGTSAMSGAGIWAPANHLAAAEGIEDSPEIALDYMRNALGNEQANRFTAHWRELCTQSGPMLRMVEQETELRFALTPEPDPVDVDGALPRGRMLSPLALPRAVAGRFADKMRGSTLPHLFTYHDMFSPNPWGRPVRTLFSMGPTLLKRWLGNIGGQGSALMAGLIGGAEKHGVDIRLGTSVTGLLRDEGRVTGVSLADGTELLADRGVVLATGGFEWNRELYAEHFPGETDWLCSPDTNSGDAVSLALSAGAALDAMGEANVHPALPTRYEGRAHGMPVAWHVGPHGIIVNAHAKRFVSEYDYNLGAALNRKTPDGRPENLPAWLICDRRFLFRSLPFTYYALRSRGWMRSAPTIAALAARIGLDPKALEAEVARFNGFCARNRDEDFHRGEPMWERFRSGNWKDGEKNAALGGIGKGPYFAMPANRSILGTKGGPRTDEFGRVLTEQDVPIPGLYAAGNAMANPIGTRSIGAGTTVGPHMTMGYICALDLLKRDPETPVAELPRDQTKKVEFQ; this is encoded by the coding sequence ATGAGCAGAAACTCATCATTCGCCGGGCGTTGTGACGTCGTCGTCCTCGGCTCCGGTGTCGCCGGCATGACCTGCGCACTGGCCGCGGCACGCGGCGGCGCAAGGGTCGTGCTGCTCGAAAAGAGCGCGTTGATCGGCGGCACCAGCGCCATGTCCGGGGCCGGCATCTGGGCCCCGGCGAACCATCTCGCGGCCGCCGAGGGCATCGAGGACAGCCCAGAGATCGCGCTTGATTACATGCGCAACGCGCTCGGCAACGAGCAGGCCAACCGGTTCACCGCCCATTGGCGCGAGCTCTGCACCCAATCCGGGCCGATGCTTCGCATGGTGGAGCAGGAAACCGAGCTGCGGTTCGCACTCACACCCGAGCCCGACCCGGTGGATGTCGACGGGGCCCTGCCCCGCGGCCGGATGCTCTCGCCGCTGGCGCTGCCGCGTGCCGTCGCGGGGCGGTTCGCCGACAAGATGCGCGGCTCGACCCTGCCGCATCTCTTCACCTACCACGACATGTTCTCGCCCAACCCGTGGGGCCGGCCGGTCCGCACGCTGTTCAGCATGGGCCCGACGCTTCTCAAGCGCTGGCTCGGCAACATCGGCGGACAGGGCAGCGCGCTGATGGCCGGGCTGATCGGGGGCGCCGAGAAACACGGCGTGGACATCCGCCTCGGCACCTCGGTGACCGGGCTGCTGCGCGATGAGGGCCGGGTTACGGGCGTGAGTCTGGCCGACGGCACCGAATTGCTGGCCGACCGCGGCGTGGTGCTTGCCACCGGCGGTTTCGAATGGAACCGCGAGCTTTACGCCGAGCATTTCCCCGGCGAGACCGACTGGCTCTGCTCGCCCGATACGAATTCGGGCGACGCGGTCTCGCTGGCGCTCTCGGCGGGGGCTGCGCTCGACGCCATGGGGGAAGCCAATGTGCACCCAGCCCTTCCCACGCGCTACGAGGGTCGCGCGCACGGCATGCCCGTCGCCTGGCATGTCGGCCCGCACGGGATCATCGTCAACGCCCACGCGAAACGCTTCGTCAGCGAATACGACTACAATCTCGGCGCCGCGCTGAACCGCAAGACTCCCGACGGCCGCCCCGAGAACCTTCCGGCCTGGCTGATCTGCGACCGCCGCTTTCTCTTCCGGTCGCTGCCGTTCACCTACTACGCGCTGCGGTCGCGCGGGTGGATGCGCAGCGCCCCGACCATCGCAGCGCTGGCTGCCAGGATCGGTCTCGATCCGAAGGCACTCGAAGCCGAGGTCGCGCGCTTCAACGGTTTCTGCGCCCGAAACCGCGACGAGGATTTCCATCGCGGCGAGCCGATGTGGGAGCGCTTCCGCTCGGGCAACTGGAAGGACGGGGAGAAGAACGCCGCACTCGGCGGGATCGGCAAGGGCCCCTATTTCGCGATGCCGGCCAACCGGTCGATCCTCGGCACGAAGGGCGGCCCGCGCACCGACGAGTTCGGCCGCGTGCTGACCGAGCAGGACGTGCCCATCCCCGGCCTCTACGCTGCCGGGAACGCCATGGCGAACCCGATCGGAACCCGGTCGATCGGCGCGGGCACCACCGTCGGCCCGCATATGACAATGGGCTACATCTGCGCGCTCGATCTGCTGAAACGCGACCCCGAGACCCCGGTTGCCGAGCTGCCCCGAGATCAAACCAAGAAGGTAGAATTCCAATGA
- a CDS encoding D-cysteine desulfhydrase family protein, translating into MKDQIDQSQTRLSLAQLPTPLERLERLSDALGLEIWMKRDDLTGFAMGGNKVRKLEYLMLEAIRARADTVLTSGALQSNHARQTAAAAARLGLSSVLVLAEAVQGRTATYASGGNLVLDRLVGSDIRRVPHGEDPAAVIETTVRELEAKGRKVFVIPVGGSNVTGALGYRQAAQELDAQLVSAGVEATQIVMASGSGGTQAGLVLGTATPVLGVSVSSSEQELSDKVRGIVAEAVDTHGFTEALDRKITVDDGFVGAGYGQPTEAMHEAVTMVARLEGIFLDPVYSGKAMAGLVSLARDGALRGPVVFLHTGGSPALFAYDDAF; encoded by the coding sequence ATGAAAGACCAGATCGACCAATCGCAGACGAGGCTCAGCCTCGCCCAGTTGCCGACCCCGCTCGAGCGGCTCGAGCGGCTGTCCGACGCGCTCGGGCTCGAGATCTGGATGAAGCGCGACGACCTGACCGGTTTCGCGATGGGCGGCAACAAGGTGCGCAAGCTCGAGTACCTGATGCTCGAGGCGATCCGCGCGCGCGCCGACACCGTGCTGACCTCCGGAGCGCTGCAGTCGAACCATGCCCGGCAGACCGCCGCCGCCGCCGCGCGGCTGGGCCTGTCTTCGGTCCTCGTGCTGGCGGAAGCGGTGCAGGGGCGCACCGCCACCTATGCCAGCGGCGGCAATCTCGTGCTCGATCGGCTCGTTGGCTCGGACATCCGCCGGGTGCCGCATGGCGAAGACCCCGCCGCGGTGATCGAGACCACGGTGCGCGAGCTGGAGGCGAAGGGGCGCAAGGTCTTCGTCATTCCGGTCGGCGGCTCCAACGTGACCGGCGCCCTCGGCTACCGGCAGGCGGCGCAGGAGCTCGACGCGCAGCTCGTCTCGGCGGGCGTGGAGGCCACGCAGATCGTGATGGCGTCGGGCTCCGGCGGGACACAGGCCGGGCTGGTGCTCGGCACCGCGACCCCGGTGCTCGGCGTGTCCGTATCGTCGTCGGAACAGGAGCTGTCGGACAAGGTGCGCGGGATCGTCGCCGAGGCGGTGGACACCCACGGGTTTACCGAGGCGCTCGACCGCAAGATCACGGTCGACGACGGTTTCGTCGGGGCCGGCTACGGCCAGCCGACCGAGGCGATGCACGAGGCGGTGACGATGGTGGCCCGGCTCGAGGGCATCTTCCTCGACCCGGTCTACAGCGGCAAGGCCATGGCCGGGCTCGTCAGCCTTGCCCGCGACGGCGCCTTGCGGGGGCCGGTCGTCTTCCTGCACACCGGCGGCTCGCCGGCGCTCTTCGCCTACGACGACGCGTTCTAG
- a CDS encoding alpha/beta hydrolase, producing the protein MRWLALWLMLPLTATAQPSNEPLGPSVLDTGSTMVRTERFTLPAEAGAEHEIGVLIPRREAPAEGFPVVFALDGQAVLELLTDEALTALPALPVIVTLGYETDRRFASEERARDYTPPSADGRPVEDPRGRPGGGAAAYLGLLETEVIPRVRTLAPVDMDRSTLWGHSYGGLFVLYAASRPETPFTQYVAASPSLWWDNGSFLARLETQVDRWPGRPLTIHKGELERARASHPDTPDAQRLAQMRTALPEDALEGFVSTLAAAGVAVDYEVFPGLSHGETFRRSIRFLLEGMDGAKRSRH; encoded by the coding sequence ATGAGGTGGCTGGCGCTCTGGCTCATGCTGCCGCTTACCGCCACCGCGCAGCCCTCGAACGAGCCGCTCGGTCCGTCGGTGCTCGACACCGGCTCGACCATGGTGCGGACCGAACGCTTCACGCTGCCGGCGGAGGCGGGTGCGGAGCACGAAATCGGGGTTCTGATCCCGCGCCGCGAGGCCCCCGCCGAGGGGTTCCCGGTGGTCTTTGCCCTCGACGGGCAGGCGGTACTGGAACTGTTGACCGACGAAGCTCTCACCGCTTTGCCGGCCCTGCCGGTGATCGTGACGCTGGGCTACGAGACCGACCGGCGCTTCGCGAGCGAGGAGCGGGCGCGCGACTATACGCCGCCGTCCGCCGATGGCCGCCCGGTGGAGGACCCGCGCGGCCGGCCCGGCGGCGGGGCGGCCGCCTATCTCGGGCTGCTCGAGACGGAGGTCATTCCCCGGGTCCGGACGCTGGCGCCGGTCGACATGGACCGCAGCACGCTCTGGGGCCACAGCTACGGGGGTCTCTTCGTGCTGTATGCCGCGAGCCGACCCGAGACGCCCTTCACGCAATATGTCGCTGCTAGCCCATCGCTCTGGTGGGACAACGGCAGCTTCCTCGCCCGGCTCGAAACGCAGGTTGATCGCTGGCCCGGCAGACCGCTGACCATCCACAAGGGGGAGCTGGAGCGCGCACGCGCCTCGCACCCCGACACGCCAGATGCGCAGAGACTGGCGCAGATGCGGACGGCCCTGCCCGAAGATGCGCTGGAAGGGTTTGTCTCGACTCTCGCGGCGGCCGGGGTTGCGGTGGACTACGAGGTCTTTCCCGGCCTCAGCCACGGCGAAACCTTCCGCCGGTCCATCCGCTTCCTTCTCGAAGGCATGGACGGTGCAAAGCGCTCGCGTCACTGA
- a CDS encoding efflux RND transporter periplasmic adaptor subunit, whose amino-acid sequence MRALRVLIGLLLLAGAGFGGFVYTSDMLAATQDSGGGRPERGPLQVRTEAAQTMRFAETVEAVGTARARESVMLHPPAAGRVTEVAIDPGARVSEGDVLLRLDDAEARARLTATEATLTQTRAAHDRLQALSRSGSVTEANLEAARADMMRAEAEHALAETALRDRTLTAPFAGVVGFTDVARGELVDTATEVTTLDDLSVIDVAFSVPERYLSRLARGQLVELTSAAWPDRRFIGEISAIDTRVDETTRAIAMRARVPNDDRALTAGMFLRAALVLDERQATAVPERALSVAGDDSYIHIAEAGTARRVSVTTGRMAAGMIEVSGPVQPGDAVIVTNLANVSDGADVEVLAAEQARLEAPSQ is encoded by the coding sequence ATGCGAGCGTTGCGCGTCCTGATCGGTCTGCTGCTGTTGGCCGGAGCCGGGTTCGGCGGCTTCGTCTATACCAGCGACATGCTCGCCGCCACGCAGGACAGTGGCGGCGGACGGCCCGAGCGCGGCCCGTTGCAGGTGCGCACCGAGGCGGCGCAGACCATGCGCTTTGCCGAAACCGTCGAGGCGGTCGGCACGGCGCGGGCACGTGAATCGGTGATGCTGCATCCACCGGCGGCAGGCCGCGTCACCGAGGTCGCCATCGACCCCGGCGCGCGTGTCTCCGAGGGAGACGTGCTCCTGCGGCTCGACGATGCCGAGGCCCGCGCCCGCCTGACCGCGACCGAGGCGACCCTGACCCAGACCCGCGCGGCCCATGACCGGCTGCAGGCGCTGTCGCGCAGCGGCAGCGTCACCGAGGCCAACCTCGAGGCCGCGCGCGCCGACATGATGCGGGCCGAGGCCGAGCACGCGCTGGCCGAGACCGCCCTGCGCGACCGCACGCTCACCGCGCCCTTCGCCGGGGTGGTGGGCTTCACCGATGTTGCGCGCGGCGAGCTCGTCGACACCGCGACCGAGGTCACGACGCTGGACGACCTGTCGGTGATCGACGTCGCCTTCTCGGTGCCCGAACGCTACCTTTCCCGGCTCGCGCGTGGCCAGCTCGTCGAGCTGACCTCGGCCGCCTGGCCGGACCGGCGGTTCATTGGCGAGATCAGCGCCATCGACACCCGTGTCGACGAGACCACCCGCGCCATCGCCATGCGCGCGCGGGTGCCCAACGACGACCGGGCGCTGACGGCGGGGATGTTCCTGCGGGCGGCCCTTGTGCTCGACGAGCGGCAGGCGACGGCCGTGCCCGAGCGGGCGCTGAGCGTCGCGGGGGATGACAGCTATATCCACATCGCCGAGGCCGGCACCGCCCGTCGCGTCAGCGTGACCACCGGGCGCATGGCGGCCGGCATGATCGAGGTCTCGGGCCCGGTGCAGCCGGGCGACGCGGTGATCGTGACCAACCTCGCGAATGTCTCGGACGGGGCGGATGTCGAGGTGCTCGCCGCGGAGCAGGCTCGGCTCGAGGCGCCCTCGCAATGA
- a CDS encoding efflux RND transporter permease subunit: protein MTLPDLSVRRPVLATVLNLLIVLIGAVALTRLPVRELPQVETAEVTVSVSYTGAAPDVVDNQVAAVIEGGLAGISGLQSMSTESERGGSRTVLVFDPSVDIDSATNDVRTAIDRAARDLPEGADAPRVRKNDSEGDPVVRLSLSSDRMSALELSDYASRYVADRLARLPGVANAAIYGERAPAMRIWLDAGLMAAHGVTTGDITSALQANNVELPAGEIETGARQLQLLARTRFTGAEEFAQLAIRDDGARPLRLGDVARIEEAPEGSESLFRSDGATGLGMGIQPQAQANTVEISRAVRAEIEAIRPTLPEGMRLEVTTDEATFIQTTLDEVRDVFVEAVLLVTAVIFLFLGSARLSLVPIVTIPVSILGAAMAMLLLGFSINIITLFAMILAIGLVVDDAIVVLENIQRHRARGASRAEAAKAGANQVNFAVIATTAVLIAVFLPVSFMDGEIGQIFGEFGIVLAVAVTVSGLTALTLSPVLASKLMPSDNRPNLLTRGVDRVIGWVEGGYRRGLTAVMKLPELLLGAAAFAVAACVAIYLVLPQEVTPREDRGQFRIYVTAPQGSSLAVTDQAAREVEAALEPLRDEGVVTNITTIVGMWGELRRAMLFVNLAPWDARDVSVSEAMARMRGPLAEITDVQTWMRPSGGLGIGGGRGGLQFMLGGPDIERAAEWAHEIAPQLEDDPALEGVEVGYAANQPGATITVDRLRAQDLGLDAETVSSTLQVLVASRTVGEFSRDGRQYPVVLQAAPEDRDAPEDLLSILLRNDRGDLIPLSAFAEVQTAASVPAIERQDRVHSVEVEADMTAGANLAEVMARVETIVAGLPPGATMVWDGQAADFERSSGDMAMVFGMALAIVFLVLAAQFESFRTPLTILLTVPLGLAGAVLTLWLTGQSVNIFSQIGLVLLVGLMAKNGILMVEFSNQLREEGMALREAAIEGAVTRLRPVTMTTVATILGAVPLATATGAGAESRIAIGMVITGGLALAFVLTLFVTPVIYLLIEGLWPSKHKGKPGQEGGPVPAE from the coding sequence ATGACCCTGCCCGACCTCTCTGTCAGGCGTCCGGTGCTGGCCACCGTGCTGAACCTGCTGATCGTGCTCATCGGTGCGGTGGCGCTCACGCGCCTGCCCGTGCGCGAGCTGCCGCAGGTGGAGACCGCCGAGGTGACCGTCAGCGTCAGCTATACCGGGGCCGCGCCGGACGTCGTCGACAACCAGGTCGCGGCGGTGATCGAGGGCGGGCTTGCCGGCATTTCGGGACTTCAGAGCATGTCGACCGAAAGCGAGCGCGGCGGTTCGCGCACCGTGCTCGTCTTCGATCCTTCGGTGGACATCGACAGCGCCACCAACGACGTGCGGACCGCCATCGACCGCGCCGCCCGCGACCTGCCCGAGGGAGCCGACGCGCCCCGGGTGCGCAAGAACGACAGCGAGGGCGACCCGGTGGTCCGCCTGTCGCTCTCCTCCGACCGGATGAGCGCGCTGGAGCTGTCGGACTACGCCAGCCGTTACGTCGCCGACCGGCTCGCCCGGCTGCCCGGCGTGGCGAACGCCGCGATCTACGGAGAACGCGCGCCGGCCATGCGCATCTGGCTCGACGCCGGACTGATGGCGGCGCACGGCGTCACCACCGGCGACATCACCTCGGCGTTGCAGGCCAACAACGTCGAGCTGCCCGCCGGCGAGATCGAGACCGGCGCGCGGCAGTTGCAGCTGCTCGCGCGCACGCGGTTCACGGGGGCCGAGGAATTTGCGCAGCTGGCGATCCGCGACGACGGCGCGCGGCCGCTGCGGCTTGGCGACGTGGCCCGGATCGAGGAGGCGCCCGAGGGCTCCGAGAGCCTCTTCCGCTCGGATGGCGCGACGGGTCTCGGCATGGGCATCCAACCGCAGGCACAGGCCAACACCGTCGAGATCAGCCGCGCCGTGCGCGCCGAGATCGAGGCCATCCGGCCCACCCTGCCCGAGGGCATGCGCCTCGAAGTGACCACCGACGAGGCGACCTTCATCCAGACCACGCTCGACGAGGTGCGCGACGTCTTCGTCGAGGCGGTGCTGCTGGTGACGGCGGTGATCTTCCTGTTCCTCGGCTCGGCGCGCCTGAGCCTCGTGCCGATCGTGACGATCCCGGTGTCGATCCTCGGGGCGGCGATGGCGATGCTGCTGCTCGGCTTCTCGATCAACATCATCACGCTCTTCGCCATGATCCTTGCCATCGGCCTTGTCGTCGACGACGCCATCGTGGTGCTCGAGAACATCCAGCGCCACCGCGCGCGGGGCGCGTCGCGTGCCGAGGCGGCGAAGGCCGGCGCGAACCAGGTGAATTTCGCGGTGATCGCCACCACCGCCGTGCTGATCGCCGTGTTCCTTCCGGTGAGCTTCATGGATGGCGAGATCGGCCAGATCTTCGGCGAGTTCGGCATCGTGCTGGCCGTGGCGGTCACCGTGTCGGGGCTCACCGCGCTGACGCTGTCGCCGGTGCTGGCCTCGAAGCTGATGCCCTCGGACAACCGTCCCAACCTCCTTACCCGTGGTGTCGACCGGGTGATCGGCTGGGTCGAGGGCGGCTACCGGCGCGGCCTGACCGCCGTGATGAAGCTGCCCGAGCTGCTGCTCGGGGCGGCGGCCTTCGCGGTGGCGGCCTGCGTGGCGATCTACCTCGTGCTGCCGCAGGAGGTGACGCCGCGCGAGGATCGCGGCCAGTTCCGGATCTACGTCACCGCGCCGCAGGGCAGTTCGCTCGCGGTCACGGACCAGGCCGCGCGCGAGGTCGAGGCGGCGCTCGAGCCGCTGCGCGACGAGGGCGTGGTGACCAACATCACCACCATCGTGGGCATGTGGGGCGAGCTGCGCCGCGCCATGCTCTTCGTCAACCTCGCCCCCTGGGATGCCCGCGACGTGAGCGTTTCCGAGGCGATGGCGCGGATGCGCGGACCGCTGGCGGAGATCACCGACGTGCAGACATGGATGCGGCCCTCGGGCGGGCTCGGCATCGGAGGCGGACGCGGCGGCCTGCAGTTCATGCTGGGCGGGCCGGACATCGAGCGCGCGGCGGAATGGGCGCATGAGATCGCCCCGCAACTCGAAGACGACCCGGCGCTTGAGGGTGTCGAGGTCGGCTATGCCGCGAACCAGCCCGGCGCGACGATCACCGTCGACCGGCTGCGGGCGCAGGATCTCGGGCTCGACGCTGAAACCGTCTCGTCCACGCTTCAGGTGCTGGTCGCCTCGCGCACCGTGGGCGAGTTCAGCCGCGACGGGCGGCAATACCCGGTCGTCCTGCAGGCCGCGCCCGAGGACCGCGACGCGCCCGAGGACCTGCTGTCGATCCTGCTGCGCAACGATCGCGGCGACCTGATCCCGCTTTCCGCCTTTGCCGAGGTGCAGACCGCCGCCTCGGTCCCGGCCATCGAGCGGCAGGACCGGGTGCATTCGGTCGAGGTCGAAGCCGACATGACCGCCGGCGCCAACCTGGCCGAGGTCATGGCGCGGGTCGAGACGATCGTCGCCGGGCTGCCGCCGGGCGCGACGATGGTCTGGGACGGCCAGGCGGCGGATTTCGAGCGCAGTTCGGGCGACATGGCGATGGTCTTCGGCATGGCGCTGGCCATCGTCTTCCTCGTGCTTGCGGCGCAGTTCGAAAGTTTCCGCACGCCGCTCACCATCCTGCTGACGGTGCCGCTGGGGCTGGCCGGCGCGGTGCTGACGCTCTGGCTGACCGGGCAGAGCGTCAACATCTTCAGCCAGATCGGGCTCGTGCTGCTGGTCGGGCTGATGGCCAAGAACGGCATCCTGATGGTCGAGTTCTCGAACCAGCTGCGCGAGGAAGGGATGGCCCTGCGCGAGGCTGCCATCGAGGGCGCGGTGACGCGGCTGCGGCCGGTGACGATGACGACGGTGGCGACCATCCTCGGCGCGGTGCCGCTCGCCACCGCGACCGGCGCGGGCGCCGAAAGCCGCATCGCCATCGGCATGGTCATCACCGGGGGGCTGGCGCTCGCGTTCGTGCTGACGCTCTTCGTCACCCCGGTCATCTACCTGCTGATCGAGGGCCTCTGGCCGTCGAAGCACAAGGGCAAGCCCGGCCAGGAGGGCGGGCCGGTCCCGGCGGAATGA
- the yghX gene encoding YghX family hydrolase, translated as MTQQPRMTARDFAPELLELYDFYAHGIISRREFLERAGKYTAAGITATAVLGMMSPDYALAEQVSFNDPDIKAEWITYPSPNGHGEMRAYYVRPAGVESAPGVVVVHENRGLNPYIRDVARRLAKAGFIAMAPDGLTPMGGYPGNDEEGRELQRQVDGEKLMNDFFAAIEYLMAQEEVTGKVGITGFCYGGGVANAAAVAYPELGAAVPFYGRQPAAEDVPKIEAPILLHYGELDERVNAGWPAYKEALDANGKTYEAYIYEGANHGFHNDSTPRYDEEAAELAWSRTLEWFRTHLG; from the coding sequence ATGACCCAGCAACCCCGCATGACCGCCCGGGATTTCGCGCCCGAGCTGCTCGAGCTCTACGACTTCTACGCGCACGGGATCATCTCGCGCCGCGAGTTTCTCGAACGCGCCGGCAAGTATACCGCCGCAGGGATCACCGCGACCGCCGTGCTGGGGATGATGTCGCCCGACTACGCGCTGGCCGAGCAGGTGAGCTTCAACGATCCCGACATCAAGGCCGAGTGGATCACCTATCCCTCGCCCAACGGTCACGGCGAGATGCGCGCCTACTACGTGCGCCCCGCCGGGGTCGAAAGCGCACCGGGCGTGGTCGTGGTGCACGAGAACCGTGGCCTCAACCCCTACATCCGCGACGTGGCGCGGCGGCTTGCCAAGGCCGGGTTCATCGCCATGGCCCCGGACGGGCTGACGCCGATGGGCGGCTATCCCGGCAACGACGAGGAGGGGCGCGAGCTGCAGCGGCAGGTCGACGGCGAGAAGCTGATGAACGATTTCTTTGCGGCCATCGAGTATCTGATGGCGCAGGAAGAGGTCACCGGCAAGGTCGGCATCACCGGCTTCTGCTACGGTGGCGGTGTCGCGAATGCGGCGGCGGTGGCCTACCCCGAGCTTGGCGCCGCGGTGCCCTTCTACGGGCGTCAGCCGGCGGCCGAGGATGTGCCGAAGATCGAGGCCCCCATCCTGCTGCATTATGGTGAGCTCGACGAGCGGGTGAACGCCGGATGGCCCGCCTACAAGGAGGCGCTCGACGCCAACGGCAAGACCTACGAGGCCTACATCTACGAGGGCGCGAACCACGGGTTCCACAACGACTCGACCCCGCGCTACGACGAAGAGGCCGCCGAACTCGCGTGGAGCCGCACCCTCGAGTGGTTCCGGACGCATCTCGGCTGA